A genome region from Erigeron canadensis isolate Cc75 chromosome 3, C_canadensis_v1, whole genome shotgun sequence includes the following:
- the LOC122593221 gene encoding long chain acyl-CoA synthetase 8, with protein sequence MGDSEGSDIGTPATEQMGFLSNILEDKSYGTAVALIVAIAVPLVLSAMFAGKKKVKQRGVPVQVGGEPGLAMRNVRSTKLIDVPWEGATTLAALFEQSCKKHSQLRFLGTRKLIDRSFISGSDGRKFEKLHLGEYQWESFGQVFERVCSFASGLIQLGHDPDTRIAIFSDTRAEWLIAFEGCFRQNITVVTIYASLGDDALIHSLNETKVSTLICDSKLLKKVASVSSSLKTVKNVIYFDNDNVEAVNNIGDWKISSFSEVESMGQKNPVNARLPIKKDVAVIMYTSGSTGLPKGVMMTHGNIVATAAAVMTVIPNLGPSDVYIAYLPLAHIFELAAETVMLTAGTPIGYSSALTLTDTSNKIKKGTMGDASMLKPTLMASVPAILDRVRDGVVKKVEEKGGLTTKLFNLAYKRRLMAIEGSWLGAWGIEKLLWDAMVFKKVRSVLGGEIRFMLCGGAPLAADTQRFINVCIGAPIGQGYGLTETCAGAAFSEADDDAVGRVGPPLPCVYIKLVSWDEGGYLTSDKPMPRGEVVVGGFSVTAGYFNNEEKTNEVYKVDENGMRWFYSGDIGRFHPDGCLEIIDRKKDIVKLQHGEYISLGKVEAALASSKYVENVMLHADPFHTYCVALVVPARQVLEQWAQSAGITYSDFAELCGKKETVSEVQQSLAKVAKETKLDKFETPAKIKLMPDPWTPESGLVTAALKLKREQLKAKFKDDLEKLYG encoded by the exons ATGGGTGACTCGGAGGGAAGTGACATTGGTACTCCTGCAACTGAACAGATGGGGTTCTTGTCCAATATCCTGGAAGACAAATCTTATGGTACAGCAGTTGCACTTATTGTTGCCATTGCTGTACCATTGGTTCTTTCTGCAATGTTTGCAGGGAAGAAGAAGGTAAAACAAAGAGGTGTTCCGGTTCAAGTTGGTGGTGAGCCAGGTCTTGCTATGCGAAATGTCAGATCAACCAAATTAATTGATGTCCCCTGGGAAGGGGCTACAACTTTGGCTGCACTTTTTGAGCAATCTTGTAAGAAGCATTCACAGCTAAGGTTTCTTGGCACAAGAAAGCTAATAGATAGAAGCTTTATTAGTGGTAGTGATGGGAGGAAGTTTGAGAAGCTACACCTTGGGGAGTATCAGTGGGAATCATTCGGGCAGGTATTTGAACGGGTTTGTAGCTTTGCCTCCGGACTTATTCAGCTTGGCCATGACCCTGATACCCGTATAGCCATCTTTTCTGACACACGTGCTGAATGGCTAATTGCATTTGAGGGATGCTTTAGGCAGAACATAACAGTTGTGACCATATATGCATCATTAGGTGATGATGCTCTGATTCACTCTCTGAATGAG ACAAAGGTATCAACCTTGATATGTGATTCCAAGCTATTGAAAAAAGTGGCTTCAGTTAGTTCGAGCTTGAAAACTGTAAAAAATGTCATTTACTTTGATAATGATAATGTTGAAGCTGTAAATAATATCGGTGATTGGaaaatttcttctttttctgaagtTGAGAGCATGGGACAGAAAAATCCAGTTAATGCTAGACTTCCTATCAAGAAAGATGTTGCAGTGATCATGTATACAAGTGGTAGCACAGGTTTACCAAAG GGGGTGATGATGACTCATGGGAATATAGTAGCAACTGCAGCTGCGGTTATGACTGTGATCCCAAATCTTGGGCCAAGTGATGTGTACATAGCATACTTACCATTGGCACACATATTTGAATTGGCTGCAGAG ACTGTGATGTTAACTGCAGGTACTCCGATTGGTTATAGTTCAGCACTGACTTTAACAGATACCTCAAATAAAATCAAGAAAGGAACCATGGGAGATGCTTCTATGTTAAAGCCAACCTTAATGGCATCGGTTCCTGCTATTTTAGACCGTGTCCGAGATGGAGTAGTAAAGAAG GTTGAGGAAAAGGGAGGGTTGACTACAAAGCTTTTTAACCTAGCTTATAAAAGACGGTTGATGGCAATAGAAGGAAGTTGGCTTGGTGCATGGGGAATAGAAAAGCTGTTGTGGGATGCCatggtttttaaaaaagtaCGGTCTGTACTTGGTGGAGAAATTCGTTTTATGCTCTGTGGTGGGGCTCCTTTAGCTGCAGATACCCAGCGATTTATTAATGTCTGCATCGG GGCTCCAATTGGCCAAGGCTATGGGTTGACTGAAACATGTGCTGGTGCTGCTTTTTCTGAGGCGGATGATGATGCTGTTGGGCGTGTTGGTCCACCTCTTCCTTGTGTCTATATCAAG CTTGTTTCATGGGATGAAGGGGGATACTTGACATCTGACAAACCGATGCCGCGAGGTGAGGTTGTAGTTGGTGGCTTCAGCGTAACTGCTGGTTACTTTAACAATGAAGAAAAAACTAATGAGGTTTACAAG gttgatgaaaatggtatgCGTTGGTTCTACTCTGGAGACATTGGAAGGTTCCACCCTGATGGATGTCTTGAAATCATTGACAGAAAGAAGGATATTGTAAAGCTTCAACATGGAGAGTACATTTCCTTAGGGAAG GTTGAGGCAGCGCTTGCATCAAGCAAGTATGTAGAAAATGTCATGTTACATGCTGATCCTTTCCACACTTATTGTGTTGCCTTGGTTGTCCCTGCCCGTCAAGTTCTTGAGCAGTGGGCCCAGAGTGCGGGTATCACTTACAGTGACTTTGCTGAGTTGTGTGGTAAGAAAGAAACCGTCTCGGAGGTTCAGCAATCTCTTGCCAAG GTAGCAAAAGAAACGAAGTTAGACAAGTTTGAGACTCCTGCAAAGATTAAGCTGATGCCAGATCCATGGACCCCTGAATCAGGATTAGTAACAGCTGCACTTAAGTTAAAGAGGGAACAATTGAAAGCCAAATTTAAGGATGATCTAGAAAAGCTATACGGGTGA
- the LOC122591924 gene encoding protein FAR-RED ELONGATED HYPOCOTYL 3-like: MMFVPFTGIDNHVKEAIPSIEEEPERDFKKRFDNIVWNMHIEPHVFEEQWDKLMSDFSLKNDTWFKYMFQIRSKWIPAYFTETPMFGLMRTTSRSENENAFFPHFTRQGANLVHFMSGFESAMLKQRSTQEKLDADDIKKSRTLCTKLKIEKHASKIYTKTVFEIVQKEIDASLHYLRYGLLCRHCFVGLNNNNVEEIPAQYIMRRWTKGIIPLDLRSRRNRFNNANMGTQKLVTDVTSVVEDCLHLLVNDEKKLTEFLEKMKDLKKKVEDEMPKQPSKKKDDVIEKMMGVSKPDTNRIKNPPVSSYKGCFRDKRLMGGKEKGIIERNKKKSNCSLCGGTNHNMRTCGKKKQKAN, encoded by the exons ATGATGTTCGTACCGTTCACTGGAATTGACAACCATG TTAAAGAGGCAATTCCAAGTAttgaagaagaaccagaaagaGACTTTAAGAAGAGGTTTGACAATATAGTGTGGAATATGCACATCGAACCACATGTTTTTGAGGAACAGTGGGATAAACTGATGAGTGATTTTTCGTTGAAGAATGATACATGGTTCAAGTACATGTTCCAAATTAGATCAAAATGGATACCTGCTTACTTCACAGAAACTCCAATGTTCGGTCTGATGAGAACAACCTCAAGGTCAGAAAACGAAAATGCTTTTTTTCCACATTTCACAAGACAAGGAGCAAATTTGGTACACTTTATGAGTGGCTTTGAATCTGCAATGTTGAAGCAAAGGTCAACACAAGAGAAGTTGGATGCTGATGACATCAAAAAAAGCCGAACATTGTGCACCAAACTGAAAATTGAAAAGCATGCTTcaaaaatatacacaaaaacaGTTTTCGAGATTGTTCAGAAAGAGATAGATGCTTCGCT ACACTACCTTCGTTACGGTCTCCTATGCCGACATTGTTTTGTGGGTCTAAACAACAATAATGTGGAAGAGATACCTGCCCAATACATAATGAGGCGATGGACGAAAGGCATCATACCCCTAGATTTGAGATCGAGAAGAAACAGATTCAACAATGCAAATATGGGTACTCAAAAGCTGGTTACTGATGTAACCTCGGTTGTTGAAGATTGCTTGCATCTACTTGTTAATGATGAAAAAAAGCTCACAGAATTTCTGGAAAAAATGAAAGACTTGAAGAAAAAAGTTGAGGATGAAATGCCAAAACAACCCTCAAAGAAAAAAGATGACGTTATAGAAAAAATGATGGGTGTTTCTAAGCCGGAtacaaatagaataaaaaacCCACCAGTTAGCTCATACAAGGGGTGCTTCAGAGACAAACGTTTGATGGGTGGAAAAGAAAAGGGGATTatagaaagaaacaaaaaaaagagtaaCTGCAGCCTGTGTGGAGGGACAAATCACAACATGAGGACTTGtggaaaaaagaaacaaaaagcgAATTAG
- the LOC122591925 gene encoding protein FAR1-RELATED SEQUENCE 5-like, whose product MESKEESVLESKEHDVSDDEIIEDEEGIFADEEEDNTVYTVNVTPITLPTTTIIQTPGGSEFFAPIVDPRMLPVKGNIYGTLENCEAFYKEYASHAGFDVRKSCQKTTRSGWIKQKYYLCSRQGTPKNVSLDTLETKEKQIRKSTHECTGCRARIRFDWIFDTESYRVGLFEPHHNHEMLRQEYRHLSRTERQLKYAEQIFVYNAHLANIGPTKAHQLYSNMKGSYQNVNGTVDDFRNWKRDLHVFINESDSQMLVNKMEERREYIPGFSFEYILDDSQLHSLFWADEVARVNYEEFSDIMSFDATY is encoded by the exons ATGGAATCAAAAGAAGAATCAGTTTTGGAATCAAAAGAACATGATGTTTCCGACGACGAGATtattgaagatgaagaagggATATTTGCAGACGAGGAAGAAGACAACACAG TTTATACCGTGAATGTAACGCCTATAACATTACCAACAACTACAATAATCCAAACACCAGGGGGATCAGAGTTTTTTGCGCCAATAGTAGATCCAAGAATGTTACCGGTCAAGGGAAATATTTATGGAACACTAGAAAATTGTGAAGCATTTTATAAAGAGTATGCTTCTCATGCTGGATTTGATGTTAGGAAATCTTGTCAGAAAACTACTAGGTCTGGATGGATCAAACAAAAGTATTATCTTTGTAGCAGGCAAGGAACACCCAAGAATGTTTCACTTGATACtttagaaacaaaagaaaaacaaattaggAAGAGTACTCATGAATGCACTGGATGTAGAGCTAGAATTAGATTTGATTGGATATTTGATACCGAAAGCTACAGAGTAGGTCTTTTTGAACCACATCACAACCATGAGATGCTTCGTCAAGAGTACAGGCACTTATCAAGGACCGAAAGACAACTAAAATATGCCGAGCAAATTTTTGTGTACAATGCACACCTTGCAAACATTGGACCAACAAAAGCTCATCAGTTGTACAGTAACATGAAAGGGAGCTATCAGAATGTGAACGGGACAGTTGACGACTTCAGAAATTGGAAAAGAGACCTGCATGTCTTTATTAATGAAAGTGACTCTCAAATGTTAGTTAACAAAATGGAGGAGAGAAGGGAGTACATTCCAGGGTTTTCGTTTGAATATATTCTTGATGACAGTCAATTGCACTCACTTTTCTGGGCTGATGAGGTGGCGAGGGTCAACTATGAGGAATTCAGTGACATTATGTCGTTTGATGCGACATACTGA